From the genome of Candidatus Binataceae bacterium:
CCAGTTGCATGATCCGCCGGTTGACTTCGTCCAGCTCCACCGGCAGCGATTCTTTCTCGGTGCGTAGCCGTGCCGCGGCTTCGTCGATCAAATCAATCGCCTTGTCGGGCAGAAAGCGGTCGGCGATATAGCGCTTGGAGAGCACCGCCGCAGTCACCAGCGCGCCGTCCTTGATCCGCACCCCGTGGTGAACTTCGTAGCGCTCCTTGAGCCCGCGTAGGATCGAAATGGTGTCCTCCACGCTGGGTTCGTCCACCAGCACCGGCTGAAACCGCCGTTCCAGCGCCGCATCCTTCTCGATATGTTTGCGATACTCGTCTAGGGTGGTGGCACCGATACAATGCAGCTCACCGCGCGCCAGCATCGGCTTGAGCAGGTTGGAAGCGTCCATCGCGCCTTCTGCCGCACCCGCCCCAACCACCGTATGCAGCTCGTCGATAAACAGGACAATCTCGCCTTCGCCCTGCTGCACTTCCTTCAGAACCGCCTTAAGCCGCTCCTCGAATTCACCGCGGAATTTCGCCCCCGCCACCAGCGCGCCCATGTCCAGCGCGACCACGCGCCGGTTCTTGAGCCCTTCGGGCACGTCGCCACGCACGATCCGCTGCGCCAGCCCCTCCACGATCGCGGTCTTGCCGACTCCCGGCTCGCCGATCAGTACCGGATTATTCTTGGTCCGGCGCGACAGCACCTGGATCACGCGGCGGATCTCTTCATCGCGCCCAATCACCGGATCGACCTTGCCCGCCGCCGCCAGTTGGGTCAGATCGCGCCCGTAGCGCTCCAGCGCCTGGTAGGTGGCCTCGGGATTGGCCGAGGTCACCCGTTGATTGCCGCGCACCTTGCGCAGCGCATCCATCAGTTTGTCACGAGTCAGCGCCAGGTCCCGCAGCACCTTGCCCGCCGCGCCGGGCTCATCGAAAATGGCGAGTAGCAGATGCTCGATCGAGACATATTCGTCTTTGAGTTGGCCCGCTTCCTGCTCCGCGCGCGCCAGCACGCGCGACAGCCGCTGGGTCATATAAACCTGCCCGGCGTCGGCACCCGAACCGCTGACACGCGGCAGCCGGGCTAACTCGGCTTCCAGCCGGCTGGCCGCCTGTCTGACGTCCACCCCAGCCAGCTTCAAAATAGATGGCGCCAGCCCGGACTCGTCCTCCAGCAGCGCGGCCAGCAGATGCTCGACGTCCACCGCCTGATTTTGCCGGCTGCTGGCCGCTGATTGCGCCCGCCCCAAAGCTTCCTGGGCCTTTTCAGTATAACGATTTAAGTTCATGTCTTTTGAGTTACGCCTAGCCCCTCGCTTGGTAAAGAATTTAATCACGCTGGACGTAGGCGCAACCGCGAGAGTTGGCCCCGGCCAGCAGTTTTGCTATGCCCAAGCCAGGCGCTGAGTAGAAAATGCCTTATTCACCAACGAGGCAAGCACGATGGAAATCAGGCTGACGGTCAATGGCGTGGCGCGAACCGACCAGGTCGAACCCCGGCTCTTGCTGGTCCATTATCTACGCGATCGGCTCAACCTGACCGGCACTCACGTCGGTTGTGAAACTTCCTTATGCGGGGCCTGTACCGTCTTGCTCAACGGACGCGCGGTCAAGGCCTGCACGATGCTGGCGGTTCAGGCCCAAGACTGCCAGGTCACTACCATCGAAGGGTTGGCGCCAAGCGGCGAATTACATCCACTGCAAGAGGGTTTCTGGAACGAACACGGCCTGCAATGCGGCTTCTGCACGCCGGGCATGATCATGACCGCCGCCGACCTGCTGGCACACAATGCTGACCCTGACGAGGCCCAGATAAGGCGCGCGTTGGAAGGCAACCTGTGCCGCTGCACCGGTTATCAGCATATCGTCAACGCCGTCAGTTACGCGGCCCAGCGCATGCGCCAATCAGGCTGAAGGTCCAATCCATCAGCTCAGCAAGTCGGCCACCAGTTTTCGGCAAGGAGACAATCCGATGGCGGTAGTACCTAAATTTGTCGGAGCGCGAGTCAAACGGCGCGAAGATCCGCGCCTAATCGCGGGCGCCGCTACCTACTGCGATGATGTGCGATTGCCGGAAATGGCGGTGGCGGTAATCATGCGCAGTCCCTACGCCCAC
Proteins encoded in this window:
- a CDS encoding (2Fe-2S)-binding protein, producing the protein MEIRLTVNGVARTDQVEPRLLLVHYLRDRLNLTGTHVGCETSLCGACTVLLNGRAVKACTMLAVQAQDCQVTTIEGLAPSGELHPLQEGFWNEHGLQCGFCTPGMIMTAADLLAHNADPDEAQIRRALEGNLCRCTGYQHIVNAVSYAAQRMRQSG